A region of Ignatzschineria larvae DSM 13226 DNA encodes the following proteins:
- a CDS encoding Na/Pi cotransporter family protein: MTKQFFRNGIILLILLILLYTFYRSSSWLELCAGLAFFLFGMQCMQDGLQQLAGGKLERILAKSTETPLKSLLFGISSTLILQSTTVVSLLIIAFISTNLITLAAGIGIIIGANVGSSGGIWLLALAGQNVSLSPFAYPLIVIGILASFAGKRAKSVGRVLIGVAFILLAIDLIKGGFSAFTEDFDILSYTLSGWIGILLLVLVGLVLTIILQSSHATLMLILTMLSLEQIDTTQGFALTIGAIVGSAMATGILGFLGGNRAGMRVAASHVIYNAGTGIIVLLLLKPLLLLINLISTHLGFNALIQIALFYTLFNVIGLLIFWPLKGSLATFLEKVIPNIPTPEQLIETQTTHPQTTNIEESAPSPFLIESALSSTQTATQAVLQDLQLLSRVTLEVICHILLLKTTILTVENTEESTIIEYQDLNPFDADELYRQQIKSRYSELLTFISKIDYNEADKAYQTVIMTSQVIAFKLVSAVKNSHHLQKNLRYYLTREGNPAQPLYIELRNYIVKNLQIAYQIQAEIIQLKENSDLKSEFDHLSLTPLIEDSRNFESQFRNKVYQALKENILDGFNTSSLLNDLEYTTQIVESLFNILKLVAIQDNNLLQNIDNIMEMNNGDL; encoded by the coding sequence GTGACTAAACAATTTTTCCGAAATGGAATCATTTTACTTATTTTACTGATCTTACTCTATACCTTCTACCGTAGCAGTAGCTGGTTAGAGCTCTGTGCCGGTCTTGCCTTCTTTCTCTTTGGTATGCAATGTATGCAAGATGGTCTACAACAATTAGCTGGCGGTAAATTAGAACGAATATTAGCCAAAAGCACAGAAACACCACTCAAAAGCTTACTATTTGGGATCTCCTCAACACTCATTTTACAATCAACGACCGTTGTTTCTCTCCTTATTATTGCTTTTATCAGCACAAACCTCATCACTCTCGCAGCAGGAATTGGGATCATTATTGGTGCTAATGTTGGCTCAAGTGGGGGGATATGGCTTCTCGCTTTAGCCGGTCAAAATGTGAGTTTAAGTCCTTTTGCCTACCCACTTATCGTCATTGGTATTCTCGCCTCTTTCGCCGGAAAACGTGCAAAATCTGTTGGCAGAGTACTCATTGGCGTTGCCTTTATTCTCCTTGCGATTGATCTTATTAAAGGGGGATTCTCTGCCTTTACCGAAGATTTTGATATTCTCTCCTATACACTTTCTGGTTGGATTGGAATATTACTGCTTGTGCTCGTAGGATTAGTATTAACCATTATTCTGCAATCAAGCCACGCAACATTAATGTTAATTCTCACGATGCTCTCCCTTGAACAGATCGATACAACACAAGGGTTTGCCCTCACGATCGGTGCGATTGTCGGTAGTGCAATGGCCACAGGAATACTTGGATTTTTAGGGGGGAATCGTGCCGGCATGAGAGTCGCGGCTTCGCACGTGATCTATAACGCCGGAACGGGAATCATCGTTCTACTATTACTCAAACCGCTATTACTATTGATTAACCTGATTAGTACGCACTTAGGATTTAATGCACTCATTCAAATCGCCCTCTTCTATACACTCTTCAATGTCATTGGGCTGCTAATTTTCTGGCCTTTAAAGGGATCTCTGGCCACTTTTTTAGAGAAAGTCATTCCCAATATTCCCACACCCGAGCAACTGATTGAAACACAAACGACTCACCCTCAAACAACCAATATTGAAGAGAGTGCTCCATCACCATTCCTTATTGAAAGCGCTCTCTCCTCAACGCAAACAGCAACACAGGCAGTACTACAAGATCTACAGCTTCTCTCCCGAGTCACATTAGAGGTGATCTGTCATATTTTGTTACTGAAAACAACGATTTTGACGGTTGAGAATACAGAAGAGAGCACAATCATCGAATATCAAGACCTCAATCCTTTTGATGCCGATGAACTTTATCGGCAACAGATTAAAAGTCGATATAGTGAGCTCCTCACATTCATTAGTAAAATTGATTACAATGAAGCCGATAAAGCTTATCAAACAGTCATTATGACGTCTCAGGTTATTGCTTTTAAATTAGTTTCAGCCGTGAAAAATAGTCATCATTTACAAAAAAACCTGCGTTACTATCTCACAAGAGAGGGAAACCCTGCACAACCTCTCTATATTGAGTTACGTAACTATATCGTCAAAAACCTACAAATAGCCTACCAAATTCAAGCAGAAATCATACAATTGAAAGAGAATAGTGATCTCAAATCAGAGTTTGATCATCTCTCATTAACCCCTCTAATCGAAGATTCTCGTAATTTTGAGAGTCAATTTCGCAACAAAGTTTATCAAGCACTTAAAGAGAATATCCTTGATGGGTTTAACACCAGCTCTCTTCTTAATGACTTAGAATATACAACTCAAATAGTGGAGAGTCTCTTTAATATTCTAAAACTCGTTGCTATTCAGGATAATAATCTTCTACAAAACATTGATAATATTATGGAGATGAATAATGGAGATTTATAA
- the xerD gene encoding site-specific tyrosine recombinase XerD, protein MQKFENPLDREIVARFGESLLFEKGASDLTDLSYMQDLQKLAKFLMLEETLLQDATSEQLSQFFAHSLENEANPRSLARYLSCYKHFYNFLIIEKIREENPTEGISLPKFHKPLPVALSSEDVEALLSAPDRSTPLGLRDYAMLELLYSCGFRVSELISLAYSQINFEVGYVRVIGKGDKERLVPIGEMALEAVSDYIREARPLLLKGRTSDTLFVSNRGSAMSRQAFWYIIKKYAEQIGIQGEISPHTLRHAFATHLVNNGADLRVVQLLLGHSSLSTTQIYTHVAKERLKKLHALNHPRG, encoded by the coding sequence ATGCAGAAATTTGAAAATCCATTAGATCGGGAGATTGTAGCTCGATTTGGAGAGTCTCTTCTCTTTGAGAAGGGCGCGAGTGATTTGACGGATCTCTCTTATATGCAAGATCTGCAAAAATTAGCAAAGTTTTTGATGCTAGAAGAGACCTTGTTACAAGATGCAACGAGTGAACAGTTATCGCAATTTTTTGCACACTCTTTAGAGAATGAAGCGAATCCGCGGAGTCTGGCGCGTTACTTATCTTGCTATAAACACTTCTATAATTTTTTGATTATTGAAAAAATACGCGAAGAGAATCCTACCGAAGGGATTAGCTTGCCTAAATTCCATAAACCATTACCGGTGGCACTCTCTTCTGAGGATGTAGAAGCCTTATTAAGTGCGCCGGATAGATCAACTCCTCTAGGATTACGAGATTATGCGATGCTCGAATTACTCTATTCTTGTGGATTTCGAGTGTCAGAATTAATCTCTCTTGCCTATAGTCAGATTAATTTTGAAGTGGGTTATGTGCGCGTAATCGGAAAAGGCGATAAAGAGCGGTTAGTGCCTATCGGTGAGATGGCTTTAGAGGCTGTCAGTGATTATATTCGGGAAGCAAGGCCGCTATTATTGAAGGGGCGAACAAGTGATACCTTGTTTGTCAGTAATCGGGGCTCGGCAATGTCCCGGCAAGCTTTCTGGTATATCATCAAAAAATATGCTGAACAGATCGGCATTCAAGGCGAAATTTCACCGCATACTCTGCGCCATGCGTTTGCGACACATCTCGTCAATAATGGAGCTGATCTTCGCGTAGTACAGTTACTATTAGGGCATAGTAGCTTATCTACAACACAAATTTATACACATGTGGCTAAAGAGCGTTTGAAAAAACTACATGCACTTAATCATCCAAGAGGGTAA
- a CDS encoding thioredoxin fold domain-containing protein — MKKLLWVAMTAAGLGSTAMADVNLKHFNDLIQGVTIEKTQPSEIEGLYEVFVKETPYPIFISKDGRYMLEGNAVDLVRGINLSESYINSHIKEKINQVNEKDMVIYKAPKEEQVITVFTTTDCPFCRMLHSQLDDYLAEGITVRYLAFPYRGLNSQGYQDMVSVWCSDNRNEALNQAVAFAEAKKGEQIPVKSCNNPISDQYQLALELGVQGTPAIILEDGSMIPGYVPAKELKKRIEMKGL; from the coding sequence ATGAAAAAATTATTATGGGTTGCAATGACCGCTGCAGGATTGGGTTCAACGGCTATGGCGGATGTGAATTTGAAGCATTTTAATGATCTCATTCAAGGCGTCACGATTGAGAAAACACAACCTTCTGAAATCGAAGGTCTGTATGAAGTCTTTGTCAAAGAGACACCTTACCCAATCTTTATCTCTAAAGATGGTCGTTATATGTTAGAGGGAAATGCTGTTGATTTAGTGCGAGGTATTAATCTCAGTGAAAGCTATATTAATTCTCATATCAAAGAGAAGATCAATCAAGTGAATGAGAAAGATATGGTGATTTATAAAGCACCTAAAGAAGAACAGGTTATTACCGTATTTACCACGACTGATTGCCCATTTTGCCGGATGTTGCATTCTCAATTAGACGATTATTTAGCCGAAGGGATTACAGTTCGTTACTTGGCATTCCCTTATCGGGGCTTGAATTCTCAAGGTTATCAAGACATGGTATCGGTCTGGTGCTCTGATAACCGTAACGAGGCATTGAACCAAGCAGTGGCATTTGCAGAAGCTAAAAAAGGAGAACAAATTCCGGTGAAATCCTGTAATAATCCTATCTCTGATCAATATCAATTGGCACTTGAGCTAGGTGTACAAGGAACGCCGGCAATTATTCTTGAAGATGGCTCTATGATTCCTGGATATGTTCCTGCTAAAGAGCTTAAAAAACGCATTGAGATGAAAGGTCTTTAA
- the yhbY gene encoding ribosome assembly RNA-binding protein YhbY, which translates to MTQIKLTTEHIKFLKAKAHHLDPVLILGDKGVTENFIKEAKNAIAHHELIKIKLAGRDRDERESITDEIVTALNASLIQKIGATIILFKRNHEDPKIIFNFK; encoded by the coding sequence ATGACACAAATTAAACTCACAACTGAACATATTAAATTCCTTAAAGCTAAAGCACATCATTTAGATCCTGTGTTAATTTTAGGGGACAAAGGCGTTACAGAAAACTTCATCAAAGAAGCGAAAAATGCAATTGCCCACCATGAACTTATCAAAATTAAGCTCGCCGGACGTGATCGCGATGAGAGAGAGTCTATCACAGATGAGATCGTTACGGCACTTAATGCTTCATTGATTCAAAAAATTGGCGCAACCATTATCCTGTTTAAACGTAATCACGAAGATCCTAAAATCATCTTCAACTTTAAATAG
- the rlmE gene encoding 23S rRNA (uridine(2552)-2'-O)-methyltransferase RlmE → MAKKRSASSTRWLKEHMDDEFVIRSKKEGWRSRAIYKLQEIDEKDRLFKPGMTVVDLGAAPGSWSQYAMHKVGHNGKVVGLDLLPIDPLAGVDFIQGDFREDEVLEELLTILDGRKVDVVLSDMAPNMSGIKGVDQPKTMYLLELALDFIQGNLKPGGDYLLKVFQGEGFQEYYKALQHNFTKVVTRKPKASRARSAEIYLLAKGFKG, encoded by the coding sequence ATGGCAAAAAAGAGAAGTGCAAGTAGTACAAGATGGCTAAAAGAACATATGGATGATGAGTTTGTCATTCGCTCTAAGAAAGAGGGGTGGCGTTCACGAGCAATCTATAAATTACAAGAAATTGATGAGAAAGATCGTTTATTCAAACCTGGCATGACGGTTGTCGATTTAGGGGCCGCACCAGGCAGCTGGTCACAATATGCGATGCATAAAGTCGGGCATAATGGCAAGGTGGTGGGTCTTGATCTATTGCCCATCGATCCGTTAGCAGGTGTTGACTTCATTCAAGGGGATTTCCGGGAAGATGAAGTGCTTGAGGAGCTCCTCACTATTTTAGATGGGCGAAAAGTGGATGTCGTGCTTTCCGATATGGCACCGAATATGAGTGGTATTAAAGGGGTTGATCAGCCTAAAACGATGTACCTTCTAGAATTAGCATTAGATTTTATTCAAGGGAATTTGAAACCGGGAGGAGACTATCTGCTGAAAGTGTTCCAAGGGGAAGGATTTCAAGAATATTATAAAGCTTTACAGCACAACTTCACAAAAGTGGTCACTCGTAAACCTAAAGCTTCTCGGGCGCGTAGCGCGGAAATTTATCTCTTAGCAAAAGGATTTAAGGGTTAA
- the ftsH gene encoding ATP-dependent zinc metalloprotease FtsH, with translation MKYKGRDIALWLGIGILVFMLFQGFGGSGGREIPYSEFLKQVDSGQVREVQMSGPNSANIEGVTSDGVRFSTYNPETNNGPLVKSLMDQNVRFTGKSLRTQGLFLSVFLNLLPILLLLGFFLFMMRQSGGGGKGGPMSFGKSKAKMLTQDQIKTTFADVAGAEEAKQEVGEIVDFLRNPGRFQKLGGKIPRGILMVGSPGTGKTLLAKAIAGEAKVPFFTISGSDFMEMFVGVGASRVRDMFEQAKKHAPCIIFIDEIDAVGRHRGSGMGGGHDEREQTLNQLLVEMDGFSDNQGIIIIAATNRPDVLDPALLRPGRFDRQVVVPLPDVKGRIEILKVHLRKVPTNADVDIEQIARGTPGFSGADLANLVNEAALFAARKNQNEVFLYDLEEAKDKIMMGAARNSMQMTDDDKKLTAYHEAGHAIIGYRLKSDPVYKVTIIPRGRALGVTMTLPERDHVSVPRKWLENKMAMIFGGRIAEELIFGYDAVTTGAASDIQHATSMAKKMVTEWGLSETMGFRTYADSNNSYLGNQSGNPAGISDETARQIDLEIRAIIDRNYERAEKVLKDDIDKLHKMAEVLLDIETIDANQVEDIMEGRPIRGLDQKHDDPASLDMSNPPKVDIVS, from the coding sequence TTGAAGTATAAAGGAAGAGATATAGCTTTATGGCTCGGCATAGGTATTTTAGTATTTATGCTATTTCAGGGCTTTGGCGGTAGTGGAGGGAGAGAAATTCCCTATTCGGAATTTTTAAAGCAAGTAGATAGCGGGCAAGTGCGTGAAGTACAGATGAGTGGCCCTAATAGTGCAAATATTGAAGGTGTTACCTCTGATGGTGTGCGTTTTTCTACTTATAATCCTGAAACAAATAATGGCCCACTCGTCAAAAGTTTAATGGATCAGAATGTGCGTTTTACAGGTAAGTCTTTGCGTACACAAGGACTTTTCCTGTCGGTATTCTTGAATCTATTACCAATTTTATTGCTTTTAGGTTTCTTCCTCTTTATGATGCGTCAATCTGGTGGCGGTGGTAAAGGTGGACCGATGAGTTTTGGGAAATCAAAAGCGAAGATGCTAACCCAAGATCAGATCAAAACGACCTTTGCAGATGTTGCTGGTGCAGAAGAAGCGAAGCAAGAGGTAGGCGAGATCGTAGATTTCTTACGTAATCCAGGTCGCTTCCAAAAATTAGGCGGTAAAATCCCTCGTGGTATTCTAATGGTAGGATCACCAGGAACGGGTAAAACATTATTAGCAAAGGCAATTGCCGGTGAGGCGAAAGTCCCATTCTTTACAATCTCCGGTTCTGATTTTATGGAGATGTTTGTTGGGGTGGGTGCTTCTCGTGTACGGGATATGTTTGAGCAGGCGAAAAAGCACGCACCTTGTATCATCTTTATTGATGAGATTGATGCGGTTGGTCGTCATCGTGGTTCCGGTATGGGTGGTGGTCATGATGAGCGTGAACAGACATTGAATCAATTACTTGTGGAAATGGATGGCTTTAGTGATAACCAAGGAATCATTATTATTGCAGCGACAAACCGCCCTGATGTCCTAGATCCTGCATTACTGCGCCCAGGTCGTTTTGATCGTCAAGTAGTTGTGCCATTGCCTGATGTAAAAGGTCGTATTGAGATCCTTAAAGTGCATCTTCGTAAAGTGCCAACGAATGCGGATGTGGATATTGAACAAATTGCACGTGGAACGCCGGGCTTTTCAGGTGCTGATTTAGCAAATCTTGTGAATGAAGCAGCGCTATTTGCAGCACGTAAGAATCAAAATGAAGTTTTTCTTTATGATCTTGAAGAAGCAAAAGATAAAATCATGATGGGAGCCGCCCGTAACTCAATGCAGATGACCGATGATGATAAGAAATTAACGGCTTATCATGAGGCTGGACACGCTATTATTGGCTATCGCTTGAAGTCAGATCCTGTCTATAAGGTCACGATTATTCCGCGAGGTCGTGCGCTAGGAGTGACAATGACATTACCTGAGCGTGATCATGTGAGCGTACCGCGTAAATGGCTTGAGAATAAGATGGCAATGATCTTTGGTGGTCGTATCGCCGAAGAGCTAATTTTCGGTTATGATGCAGTCACAACTGGGGCTGCAAGCGATATTCAACATGCGACATCGATGGCAAAGAAAATGGTCACAGAATGGGGTTTATCTGAGACGATGGGTTTTAGAACCTATGCTGATAGTAATAACTCCTATTTAGGTAACCAAAGTGGCAATCCTGCCGGAATTTCTGATGAGACGGCACGTCAAATTGATCTTGAAATTCGCGCAATTATTGATCGTAACTATGAGCGTGCTGAAAAAGTGCTCAAAGACGACATCGATAAGTTGCATAAGATGGCAGAAGTTCTGCTAGATATTGAAACGATTGATGCGAATCAAGTCGAAGATATTATGGAAGGTCGTCCTATCCGGGGATTAGACCAAAAGCATGATGATCCTGCTTCGCTAGATATGAGCAATCCACCGAAAGTTGATATTGTTTCATAA
- the ttcA gene encoding tRNA 2-thiocytidine(32) synthetase TtcA: MSQTIHQQSITDLLQTTRTQSPNSTESEGLLTDTDVDTVYQTHIKATRLAKLEKQLRHQVGKAVMDYQMIAPGDRIMVCLSGGKDSYTMLELLLLLQKHAPIDFELMAVNLDQKQPGFPEHILPAYLTDLGVPFHIIEQDTYSIVTEKIPEGKTMCSLCSRLRRGSLYTYAKENNFNKIALGHHRDDIVETLFMNMFFGGTMKAMPPKLQSDDFDNIVIRPLSYCREVDIEEYAALKAFPIIPCNLCGSQEGLQRQEVKSLLQDWERRYPGRIDNIFRATKNIRLSQMCDTELFDFDSFTTNREYVKSS, encoded by the coding sequence ATGAGTCAAACTATTCATCAGCAATCTATTACAGATCTACTACAAACGACCCGAACACAATCGCCTAATTCTACCGAGAGCGAGGGATTATTAACGGATACCGATGTTGATACTGTGTATCAAACTCACATTAAGGCTACTCGTTTAGCGAAACTCGAGAAACAGCTTCGTCATCAAGTCGGTAAAGCCGTCATGGATTATCAAATGATTGCCCCCGGTGATCGGATTATGGTCTGTCTTTCTGGTGGGAAAGATTCCTATACGATGTTGGAATTACTACTTCTACTACAGAAGCATGCGCCGATTGATTTTGAATTAATGGCAGTCAATTTAGATCAGAAGCAGCCTGGGTTTCCCGAGCATATTTTACCGGCATACCTTACGGATTTAGGGGTACCCTTTCATATTATTGAACAAGATACCTATTCGATTGTCACTGAGAAGATCCCGGAAGGAAAGACGATGTGTAGTCTCTGCTCAAGGCTTCGTCGTGGCTCTCTCTATACTTATGCAAAAGAGAATAACTTCAATAAAATTGCGCTTGGCCATCATCGAGATGATATTGTGGAAACGCTATTTATGAATATGTTCTTTGGCGGCACAATGAAGGCAATGCCACCTAAGTTACAGAGTGATGACTTTGATAATATTGTGATTCGTCCGCTTAGTTATTGCCGAGAAGTCGATATTGAAGAATATGCAGCTCTCAAAGCCTTTCCAATTATTCCTTGTAACCTCTGTGGATCTCAAGAAGGGTTGCAGCGTCAAGAGGTAAAGTCGCTGCTTCAAGATTGGGAGCGCCGTTATCCTGGGCGAATTGACAACATTTTTAGAGCGACCAAAAATATCCGTTTATCACAAATGTGTGATACGGAACTATTTGATTTTGACTCATTTACAACGAATAGAGAATATGTAAAATCTTCTTAA
- a CDS encoding AEC family transporter has product MNGIILIIACLIAGKAVTAAITCKKEFIYSLNRVAITIALPALILDKVHSQAFSLEAIFPLLSPWILFFITIGLVYILRIFIPMSRITMGTLILLAGTSNTSFVGIPLIQAMMGTEQYLGIALWIDQSNFILLFTLGAFIADFYSGEQVSIIKNLKVLLKYPPIIALILAFLLKPFTYPEFVTYTLEAFGSLITPLTMISVGASLALPSNKKLVGYLSIGLIIKLILLPLIVLGILLFIYASPNVYINQIVLMQAGMAPMVIAVIIALEKGLDGELASIMTAIGIPLSFITVPLFYYLII; this is encoded by the coding sequence ATGAATGGCATTATTTTGATCATCGCTTGTCTTATTGCAGGTAAAGCGGTGACAGCGGCAATTACCTGCAAAAAAGAATTTATCTACTCTCTCAACCGCGTCGCTATCACCATTGCCCTGCCAGCACTGATCCTAGATAAAGTTCACTCTCAAGCCTTCTCTCTCGAAGCAATCTTCCCGCTCCTCTCCCCTTGGATTCTCTTCTTTATTACAATCGGACTTGTCTATATTCTACGAATCTTCATTCCGATGTCCCGTATTACTATGGGAACCCTTATTCTCCTTGCCGGTACTTCTAACACCTCTTTTGTTGGTATTCCCTTAATACAAGCAATGATGGGCACGGAACAATATCTTGGTATCGCTCTCTGGATTGACCAATCAAACTTCATTTTACTCTTCACTCTTGGGGCATTCATTGCTGATTTTTATAGCGGTGAGCAAGTCTCTATTATTAAAAACCTCAAAGTACTACTCAAATATCCACCGATTATTGCGCTGATACTGGCCTTTTTACTCAAACCGTTTACTTACCCTGAATTTGTCACCTATACTTTAGAAGCTTTTGGCTCTCTCATTACACCTTTAACAATGATCTCCGTCGGGGCTAGTTTAGCGTTACCTAGCAATAAAAAACTGGTTGGTTATCTCAGTATTGGGCTCATCATTAAACTCATTCTGCTCCCACTCATTGTGTTGGGTATTCTATTATTTATTTACGCTTCTCCGAACGTCTATATTAACCAGATTGTCTTAATGCAGGCAGGAATGGCACCGATGGTGATTGCCGTCATTATTGCCCTTGAAAAAGGCTTAGATGGTGAGCTCGCTTCGATCATGACAGCCATTGGTATCCCGCTCTCTTTTATTACGGTCCCTCTCTTCTACTACCTTATTATCTAA
- the nagA gene encoding N-acetylglucosamine-6-phosphate deacetylase — MNPIISSFSAIDTQSSCALLAPQIYDGSTLYQDHALLIEKGVIIEIVPQTTIPATYEQYDCGDLLMPGFIDLQVNGGGGVLFNDEPNLKGIKTILQAHQARGTAALLPTLISADDNTIEQGIKAVSQGMKASLPGLLGIHIEGPMINLKRKGIHAAANLRILSDHLIDTICGHHEMVRLVTLAPEIVPLKLIEKLTKAGVIVFAGHTEASPERLKEAIAAGLQGFTHLYNAMPAMESRKPGTTGFAIQAEKSYASIIHDGLHVDPLMVQLAYRSKPKGKLFLVSDAMSSIGAIQNQFQLDDQMIYLRDGRLVNADGTLAGAHLDMAQALLNTLHSIDIPLIDALAMATSIPAQIIQSIQYGYLKKGNKAMINVLKDDKISPVFFK; from the coding sequence ATGAACCCTATAATCTCCTCCTTTTCGGCAATCGATACTCAATCATCTTGCGCTTTACTTGCTCCTCAAATTTATGATGGGAGTACGCTCTATCAAGATCACGCATTATTGATTGAAAAAGGGGTTATCATAGAAATCGTTCCTCAAACAACCATTCCTGCTACTTATGAACAATATGATTGTGGTGATCTATTAATGCCGGGATTCATTGATCTACAAGTCAATGGGGGCGGCGGTGTGCTGTTCAATGATGAACCCAATTTAAAAGGCATTAAAACGATTCTTCAAGCACATCAAGCTCGTGGAACGGCTGCCCTCTTACCAACACTCATTAGTGCTGATGATAATACTATTGAACAAGGTATAAAGGCAGTGTCTCAAGGGATGAAAGCCTCATTACCTGGGCTACTTGGTATCCATATTGAAGGGCCGATGATCAATCTTAAACGCAAAGGGATCCATGCTGCGGCTAATTTACGTATTTTAAGTGATCATTTAATAGATACCATCTGCGGGCATCATGAAATGGTACGACTGGTTACTCTCGCACCTGAAATAGTCCCACTTAAGCTCATTGAAAAACTAACAAAAGCAGGCGTAATCGTCTTTGCTGGTCATACAGAAGCAAGTCCAGAAAGATTAAAGGAGGCTATTGCTGCAGGCTTACAAGGTTTTACACATCTCTACAATGCAATGCCGGCAATGGAATCTCGTAAACCTGGGACCACAGGATTTGCAATTCAAGCAGAGAAAAGCTACGCCTCGATCATTCACGATGGCTTACACGTCGATCCACTGATGGTTCAACTCGCCTATCGTAGCAAACCCAAAGGTAAACTCTTCTTAGTAAGCGATGCAATGAGCTCTATTGGCGCAATACAGAATCAATTTCAACTGGATGATCAGATGATCTATCTTCGGGATGGGCGATTAGTGAATGCTGACGGTACTCTTGCCGGCGCGCATTTAGATATGGCACAAGCCTTGCTCAATACCCTCCATTCGATTGATATTCCACTTATAGATGCCCTTGCAATGGCAACCTCAATACCGGCACAAATTATTCAATCAATTCAGTATGGTTATCTCAAGAAAGGGAATAAAGCAATGATCAACGTACTAAAAGATGATAAAATATCCCCGGTTTTTTTCAAATAA
- a CDS encoding SIS domain-containing protein, with translation MSTYMVKEILDIPNVIERQQDANASTLIALAEYLKKAKPTQIITLGRGSSYNASIYGKYLFEIGLGIPVSVAAPSLASIYEQALNSDNAILIVTSQSGKSPDLISYTKMMKQQGTKIIGIINDEKSPLAQECDFLFGIKAGEEKSVAATKSFVGSLSVYASIFAAWSEDSALADGLMNLPFVLDQVTVTEWPELIESLSHTKDLFVIGRGIGLSVAAEAALKLKETCQIHAEGISASEIFHGSASLITPQYPIISFIGSDASRESTIEINKKLESFGARIFAIDSKQSSEDTLIIPEVHPLLQPLVQISGYYRVIEKLSQHRGLNPDVPPNLKKVTETI, from the coding sequence ATGTCCACTTATATGGTCAAGGAAATCCTAGATATCCCAAATGTCATCGAGCGACAACAAGATGCAAATGCCTCAACCTTAATTGCATTAGCCGAGTACCTCAAAAAAGCAAAACCAACGCAGATCATCACCTTAGGTCGCGGTAGCTCATACAATGCCTCAATTTACGGCAAATACCTCTTTGAAATTGGCTTAGGGATTCCTGTTTCCGTGGCGGCTCCATCCCTTGCGTCTATTTACGAACAAGCCTTAAATAGCGATAATGCCATTTTGATTGTAACGTCTCAATCGGGTAAAAGCCCTGATCTCATCAGTTATACAAAAATGATGAAACAGCAAGGCACTAAAATCATTGGCATCATTAATGATGAGAAATCACCGCTTGCACAAGAATGCGATTTTCTCTTTGGTATTAAAGCGGGTGAGGAGAAGAGTGTCGCGGCAACCAAAAGTTTTGTGGGTAGTCTCTCTGTCTATGCTTCGATCTTTGCTGCTTGGAGTGAGGATAGTGCCCTCGCTGATGGGCTGATGAATCTCCCCTTTGTATTAGATCAAGTGACAGTTACGGAATGGCCTGAGCTTATTGAAAGCTTATCTCATACCAAAGACTTATTTGTAATTGGTAGAGGTATTGGCTTAAGCGTTGCCGCAGAAGCAGCTCTTAAATTGAAAGAGACTTGTCAAATTCATGCTGAAGGTATTTCGGCTTCAGAGATTTTCCATGGTTCAGCTTCACTGATTACGCCACAATATCCGATTATTAGCTTTATCGGTTCAGATGCTTCTCGGGAATCAACGATTGAAATTAATAAAAAATTAGAGAGCTTTGGCGCAAGAATTTTTGCGATTGATAGTAAACAAAGTAGTGAAGATACGCTTATTATTCCTGAAGTGCATCCTTTACTACAACCGCTGGTACAAATTAGTGGTTACTATCGAGTGATCGAAAAACTATCACAACATCGTGGACTCAACCCTGATGTACCCCCTAATTTAAAGAAAGTCACTGAAACCATTTAA